In the Topomyia yanbarensis strain Yona2022 chromosome 3, ASM3024719v1, whole genome shotgun sequence genome, one interval contains:
- the LOC131686998 gene encoding uncharacterized protein LOC131686998, which produces MLISVETEEEAISLVHDIKMIHQEGGFEMRNWLSNSSTVLLSLNEKPVTNKNLNVNDGLPTEKILGMWWDTEKDCITFKLSSKCQEDLLSGQRRPTKREALRMLMLMYDPCGFIAHFLMYLKVLLQDIWSSGIGWNDKIEENEFEKWLLWLKVLPKVEEVEIPRCFRIQISVNAEVQIHTFVDASENGFAAAVYLRFRQGANIECALVAAKTRVAPLRFLSIPRAELQAAVLGVRLTNAVQTALSFKVNQRFFHTDARDVCCWLISDHRRYSQYVAVRVSEILESTEVYEWHWISTKQNVADLGTKWKGFPDLSSQSPWFRGSSFLSTPVEEWPITSRRYGTTDEELRPHLLTHIVAPEPLIALEKFSSWTTLLRRTAVFARQASNWRRLAKKERPLSGPLTHEELVKAENYLYRIAQGDVFADEVAILKINAFSAEKKRIPKSSSIYRVCPTLDNQNLLRVQGRTGGCKYIDVDASNPVILPHEHTITKLVVAHFHRQFHHQNHETVVNELRQHFYIPRLKVVYRRVRRECQQCNNDSATPCPPMMADLPEARLAAYTRPFTHTGLDYFGPMTVSIGRRTEKRWGVLATCLTTRAIHLQVAYSLSTDS; this is translated from the coding sequence ATGCTCATCAGCGTCGAGACGGAAGAGGAAGCGATTTCGCTCGTACACGACATCAAGATGATTCACCAGGAAGGCGGCTTCGAAATGAGAAATTGGCTGTCGAATTCATCGACGGTGCTGCTATCGCTGAATGAAAAACCAGTGACCAATAAAAACTTAAACGTCAATGATGGCCTTCCCACGGAGAAAATTCTTGGAATGTGGTGGGACACAGAGAAAGACTGCATTACCTTTAAGCTCTCCTCGAAGTGCCAGGAAGATCTCCTATCTGGTCAACGGCGACCAACCAAGAGAGAAGCTCTTCGAATGCTGATGCTGATGTACGATCCATGCGGATTTATCGCACATTTCCTGATGTACCTCAAGGTCTTGCTGCAGGATATATGGAGCTCTGGAATTGGCTGGAACGATAAAATCGAAGAGAATGAGTTCGAAAAGTGGCTGCTATGGCTGAAAGTCCTTCCCAAGGTAGAAGAAGTTGAAATTCCAAGATGCTTTCGGATCCAGATCTCAGTTAACGCCGAGGTACAAATACACACATTCGTCGACGCAAGTGAGAATGGGTTTGCAGCCGCGGTTTATCTGCGATTCCGACAAGGAGCTAATATAGAATGTGCGCTTGTGGCCGCCAAGACGAGAGTGGCTCCACTTCGCTTCTTGTCCATTCCTCGAGCCGAACTTCAAGCAGCTGTCCTCGGAGTGCGACTAACGAATGCCGTCCAAACTGCCCTGAGCTTTAAGGTGAATCAGCGGTTCTTCCACACTGACGCCAGGGACGTGTGCTGCTGGCTGATCTCTGACCATAGAAGATACAGCCAATATGTTGCCGTTCGAGTCAGTGAAATTCTGGAGAGCACGGAAGTATATGAATGGCATTGGATATCGACCAAACAAAACGTAGCTGACTTGGGTACTAAATGGAAAGGTTTCCCGGATCTCAGCTCGCAAAGTCCGTGGTTTCGGGGATCCTCGTTCCTATCGACACCAGTAGAAGAGTGGCCTATAACTTCGCGGCGGTATGGAACAACTGACGAAGAACTTCGTCCTCATCTACTTACACACATTGTTGCACCAGAACCGTTGATCGCGCTGGAGAAATTCTCAAGCTGGACGACGCTATTACGCCGAACTGCAGTGTTCGCTCGGCAAGCTTCCAACTGGAGACGATTGGCGAAAAAGGAGCGACCACTTAGTGGACCACTCACCCACGAAGAACTGGTCAAAGCCGAAAATTATCTGTATCGCATAGCCCAAGGCGACGTGTTCGCGGACGAGGTGGCAATCCTGAAGATTAATGCCTTCTCCGCAGAGAAGAAGCGAATACCGAAGAGCAGCTCAATCTACCGTGTCTGTCCTACACTGGACAATCAGAATCTGCTGCGAGTTCAAGGCCGGACAGGGGGATGCAAGTACATCGATGTAGATGCCTCCAACCCAGTAATTCTTCCCCACGAACACACCATAACAAAACTCGTTGTGGCGCACTTTCATCGGCAGTTCCATCACCAAAATCACGAAACCGTGGTAAATGAACTACGTCAGCACTTCTATATCCCACGATTGAAAGTTGTCTACAGGAGAGTGCGTAGGGAATGTCAGCAGTGCAATAACGACAGCGCAACACCCTGTCCTCCAATGATGGCTGACTTACCAGAAGCACGGCTGGCTGCCTATACTCGTCCATTTACTCACACAGGTTTGGATTATTTTGGGCCGATGACGGTATCAATCGGTCGTCGCACTGAGAAGCGATGGGGTGTTCTAGCTACCTGTCTCACTACTAGAGCCATCCATCTGCAGGTCGCATACTCACTATCGACGGACTCGTAA
- the LOC131686999 gene encoding uncharacterized protein LOC131686999 has product MGGAWERLIRTVKQNLSKVIASRVVTAEVLENALNEVENIVNSRPLTNIPVDGDLSPVLTPNHFLLQSSNGLKPLITFDDSSRALKNNYETSQILANSFWKQWLRDYLPTITRRSKWFVAMKPIEVNDIVIVADPKFPRNYWPKGRVIATKVASDGQVRSATVQTVSGGIYERPTVKLAVLDVGVRSNASRKNLQRITGGSVDYATSTNEPHFPRSLSDTDSVLRVHQPRDRQRW; this is encoded by the coding sequence ATGGGTGGGGCGTGGGAGCGCTTGATCAGGACCGTGAAGCAGAACTTGAGTAAGGTTATAGCGTCAAGGGTAGTAACCGCCGAGGTACTCGAGAACGCACTGAATGAGGTGGAGAACATAGTCAACTCTCGACCGTTGACCAATATTCCCGTTGATGGCGACCTCTCTCCGGTACTAACCCCTAACCATTTTCTCCTGCAATCCTCCAACGGGTTGAAACCACTAATCACTTTCGACGACAGCTCTCGGGCCTTGAAAAACAACTACGAAACTTCTCAAATCCTTGCCAACAGTTTCTGGAAACAGTGGCTCCGAGATTACCTTCCGACCATCACGAGAAGATCCAAATGGTTCGTGGCGATGAAGCCCATCGAAGTTAACGATATTGTAATCGTAGCCGATCCAAAGTTCCCACGAAACTATTGGCCAAAGGGAAGAGTCATAGCAACAAAGGTTGCCTCGGATGGACAGGTACGATCTGCAACGGTGCAAACTGTTAGCGGCGGAATTTACGAGAGACCAACAGTGAAGCTCGCAGTACTTGATGTAGGCGTTCGTAGTAATGCGTCGCGGAAGAATCTACAACGAATTACGGGGGGGAGTGTTGATTACGCCACATCGACCAACGAGCCCCATTTTCCCCGTTCATTGAGTGACACCGATAGTGTACTGAGGGTGCACCAGCCGAGGGATCGTCAGCGATGGTGA